From Shewanella psychrophila, a single genomic window includes:
- the ndk gene encoding nucleoside-diphosphate kinase yields the protein MAIERTFSIIKPDAVAKNNIGAIYNRFETAGLKIIASKMVHLSKEQAEGFYAEHSERPFFGALVAFMTSGPIMVQTLEGENAVLAHRDILGATNPADAAPGTIRADFAESIDENAAHGSDSVASAEREVAYFFSAEELCPRTR from the coding sequence ATGGCTATCGAACGTACTTTTTCTATCATTAAGCCCGATGCTGTTGCAAAAAATAACATTGGCGCTATCTACAACCGTTTTGAAACTGCTGGCCTGAAAATCATCGCTTCTAAAATGGTTCACCTAAGTAAAGAGCAAGCTGAAGGCTTCTACGCCGAGCACAGCGAGCGTCCTTTCTTTGGTGCTCTAGTAGCATTCATGACTTCTGGTCCTATCATGGTTCAGACTCTTGAAGGCGAGAACGCAGTTCTAGCTCACCGTGACATCTTAGGTGCTACTAACCCAGCTGACGCTGCACCTGGTACTATCCGTGCTGATTTCGCTGAAAGCATCGATGAGAACGCTGCTCACGGTTCTGATTCTGTTGCTTCTGCTGAGCGTGAAGTGGCTTACTTCTTCAGCGCTGAAGAACTTTGCCCACGCACTCGTTAA
- the iscX gene encoding Fe-S cluster assembly protein IscX, which yields MPLKWIDSLDIALDLLEMYPEIDPETIRFTDLREWILALDSFEDDPEHCNERILEAVQTCWIAEK from the coding sequence ATGCCATTAAAGTGGATAGACTCACTCGATATTGCCTTAGACTTGTTGGAAATGTATCCGGAAATTGATCCAGAAACAATCAGATTCACCGATTTGAGAGAATGGATCTTAGCACTGGACTCTTTCGAAGATGATCCAGAACATTGTAATGAGCGCATACTGGAAGCCGTTCAAACCTGCTGGATAGCTGAGAAGTGA
- the fdx gene encoding ISC system 2Fe-2S type ferredoxin — protein MPQIVFLPHEELCPDGAVVEANVGETVLNVALKNGINIEHACEKVCACTTCHVIVREGFDELEESDELEDDMLDKAWGLEPESRLSCQTKVPECDLVVDIPKYTVNMVSEAN, from the coding sequence ATGCCACAAATTGTATTTCTACCCCATGAAGAGCTGTGTCCAGATGGTGCAGTCGTTGAAGCTAATGTTGGTGAAACAGTACTTAATGTTGCATTGAAAAATGGCATTAATATCGAGCATGCATGTGAGAAAGTGTGTGCATGCACAACTTGCCACGTGATCGTTCGTGAAGGATTCGATGAGTTAGAAGAAAGCGATGAGCTCGAAGATGACATGTTAGATAAAGCTTGGGGACTCGAGCCTGAGAGCCGCTTATCCTGCCAGACGAAAGTGCCAGAATGTGATCTTGTTGTCGATATTCCTAAGTACACAGTGAATATGGTAAGTGAGGCTAACTAG
- the hscA gene encoding Fe-S protein assembly chaperone HscA yields the protein MALLQIAEPGQSTVPHQHRLAVGIDLGTTNSLVAAVRSGVADTLVDEQSRHSLPSVVRYTEDNIQVGVEAESYSAQDPQNTIISVKRFMGRSLSDIQSGSQDLPYQFEASENGLPLFVTKQGQVNPLQISAEILKPLISRAEKTLGGALEGVVITVPAYFDDAQRQGTKDAAGLLGVKVLRLLNEPTAAAIAYGLDSGQEGVIAVYDLGGGTFDISILRLNKGVFEVLATGGDSALGGDDFDHLLHHYLLNEWQLIAPSANISRQLLIEARRIKELLTQDTEATASLILEDGRQLQHKITRDLFESLISKLVKKTIGSCRRSLRDAGIKAGEVLEIAMVGGSTRVPMVRELVADFFGKSPLTSIDPDRVVAIGAAIQADILVGNKPESDLLLLDVLPLSLGIETMGGLVEKVVSRNTTIPVAKAQEFTTFKDGQTAMAFHVVQGERELVDDCRSLARFTLKGIPPMAAGAAHIRVTFQVDADGLLSVTAMEKSTEVKSSIQVKPSFGLSDVEIGAMLKDSMANAKEDIMRRMLAEQQVEAARVLETLTAALRKDAKLLSEDERVTIEKSMAELAQVAAQDDTDAIETAIETLDACTQDFASKRMDNSIRLALTGQSVDSI from the coding sequence ATGGCCCTTTTGCAGATCGCAGAGCCTGGACAGAGCACAGTACCACACCAGCATAGGTTGGCAGTTGGAATCGACTTAGGTACAACAAATTCGTTAGTGGCCGCGGTTCGCAGTGGCGTAGCTGATACTTTGGTCGATGAGCAATCGAGACACTCGTTGCCTTCGGTTGTACGTTATACCGAGGATAATATCCAAGTCGGTGTCGAAGCTGAATCTTATTCGGCACAAGACCCGCAAAATACCATTATCTCTGTCAAACGTTTTATGGGGCGTAGCCTCAGTGATATTCAATCTGGCAGCCAAGACCTTCCTTATCAATTTGAAGCCAGTGAAAATGGCCTTCCTCTGTTTGTGACTAAGCAAGGTCAGGTTAATCCGCTGCAGATTTCGGCTGAAATATTAAAACCACTGATTTCGCGCGCTGAAAAAACCTTAGGTGGCGCTCTCGAAGGGGTAGTGATCACTGTACCTGCCTATTTTGATGATGCTCAACGTCAGGGAACCAAAGACGCAGCAGGTTTATTAGGAGTTAAGGTTTTACGCTTATTAAATGAGCCAACGGCTGCGGCGATAGCCTATGGCCTGGATTCGGGCCAAGAAGGTGTGATTGCCGTTTATGACTTGGGTGGTGGTACTTTTGATATCTCTATATTACGCCTGAATAAAGGCGTGTTTGAAGTGTTAGCCACCGGGGGAGACTCGGCGCTTGGGGGAGATGACTTCGATCACCTCTTGCATCATTATCTTTTAAATGAATGGCAGCTGATTGCTCCTTCGGCGAATATCAGTCGACAATTGCTTATTGAAGCGAGACGGATCAAGGAGCTGTTGACCCAAGATACTGAGGCCACTGCTTCACTGATCTTAGAAGATGGTCGTCAATTACAGCACAAGATCACCAGAGACTTGTTTGAATCATTAATCAGTAAATTGGTGAAGAAAACCATTGGCAGTTGTCGCCGATCTCTGCGTGATGCAGGGATTAAAGCCGGTGAAGTGCTTGAAATTGCCATGGTAGGCGGTTCGACTCGGGTACCTATGGTTCGAGAACTCGTCGCTGACTTTTTTGGCAAGTCGCCGCTGACATCCATAGACCCAGATAGAGTCGTCGCCATTGGCGCTGCTATTCAAGCGGATATATTGGTAGGTAATAAACCTGAGTCAGATCTGCTGCTGTTGGATGTCTTGCCTCTGTCTCTGGGTATTGAGACCATGGGGGGACTCGTGGAAAAGGTGGTATCTCGAAATACCACCATCCCTGTCGCGAAGGCACAAGAATTTACTACGTTTAAAGATGGTCAGACCGCGATGGCTTTCCATGTGGTCCAAGGTGAACGCGAATTGGTTGATGATTGCCGTTCTTTGGCAAGATTCACCTTGAAAGGCATACCACCTATGGCTGCTGGTGCTGCTCACATTCGAGTGACGTTTCAGGTCGATGCAGATGGCTTACTCAGTGTCACAGCGATGGAAAAGTCTACCGAAGTAAAATCCAGCATTCAGGTTAAACCTTCATTTGGTTTATCGGATGTAGAGATTGGCGCCATGCTCAAAGATTCCATGGCCAATGCTAAGGAAGACATCATGAGGCGCATGCTGGCAGAACAACAAGTCGAGGCTGCTCGAGTATTAGAGACCCTGACTGCGGCGTTAAGAAAGGATGCAAAGCTGTTATCTGAAGACGAACGTGTCACTATCGAGAAGAGTATGGCTGAGCTTGCTCAGGTTGCTGCTCAGGACGACACCGATGCCATTGAAACAGCCATCGAGACATTAGATGCTTGTACGCAAGATTTTGCATCTAAGCGTATGGATAACTCTATCCGTTTGGCTCTTACAGGCCAATCGGTTGACAGTATTTGA
- the hscB gene encoding co-chaperone HscB, which translates to MNYFELFSFTPSYDIDTALLAERYHELQRAVHPDKFANSSEQDKRIAVQRTAQVNDGFSTLKDPLLRAEHILALAGIDLSHESTTVKDTQFLMQQMEWRESLEDIAHSEDPDAMIAELYDSFTEYANCISQDLAGLLLSHSESDLASAADLIRKLKFMAKLQVELERIEDAQFD; encoded by the coding sequence ATGAACTATTTTGAGTTGTTTAGTTTCACGCCCTCCTATGACATTGACACTGCCCTTCTTGCAGAACGTTATCACGAACTGCAACGGGCGGTTCATCCCGATAAGTTTGCTAATTCCAGCGAACAAGATAAACGTATCGCCGTTCAACGAACCGCTCAGGTTAACGATGGTTTCTCGACTTTGAAAGACCCCCTGTTGAGAGCCGAGCATATTTTGGCACTTGCAGGCATAGATCTTAGCCATGAGTCGACAACGGTAAAAGATACGCAGTTTCTTATGCAGCAGATGGAATGGCGTGAGTCGTTAGAAGATATTGCTCATAGTGAAGATCCTGATGCTATGATTGCCGAGCTTTATGATTCTTTTACCGAGTATGCGAACTGTATCAGCCAGGATTTAGCTGGCTTGTTACTCAGTCATTCTGAGTCGGATCTCGCATCCGCAGCAGATCTTATCCGTAAATTGAAATTTATGGCAAAATTACAAGTTGAGCTGGAACGTATCGAAGATGCGCAGTTTGACTAG
- the iscA gene encoding iron-sulfur cluster assembly protein IscA, which translates to MAITMTPAAAERVQSFLSNRGKGIGLRLGLKTSGCSGMVYVIEFVDELNDDDEVYEVADVKIIIDAKSFIYLQGIELDFVKEGLNEGFQFNNPNAKGECGCGESFTV; encoded by the coding sequence ATGGCTATTACAATGACTCCTGCCGCTGCAGAACGTGTTCAAAGCTTTCTGAGCAATCGTGGCAAGGGGATTGGTTTACGTCTGGGGCTTAAAACCTCCGGATGTTCAGGCATGGTTTATGTCATCGAGTTTGTCGATGAATTGAATGACGATGATGAAGTCTACGAAGTCGCAGATGTCAAAATCATTATCGATGCAAAAAGCTTCATCTATCTTCAGGGCATAGAGCTGGATTTTGTCAAAGAAGGGCTCAATGAAGGTTTTCAGTTTAATAACCCTAATGCAAAAGGTGAATGTGGTTGTGGCGAAAGCTTCACAGTCTAA
- the iscU gene encoding Fe-S cluster assembly scaffold IscU, protein MAYSEKVIDHYENPRNVGSFDKNDPSVVTGMVGAPACGDVMKLQLKIDDKGMIEDAKFKTYGCGSAIASSSLITEWVKGKSIEEAAAIKNTDIAEELALPPVKIHCSILAEDAIKAAIDDYKSKQAK, encoded by the coding sequence ATGGCTTATAGCGAAAAAGTAATCGATCATTATGAAAACCCACGTAACGTAGGTTCTTTTGATAAAAATGACCCATCAGTTGTGACTGGCATGGTCGGCGCACCTGCCTGTGGCGATGTAATGAAGTTACAACTTAAAATTGATGACAAGGGCATGATTGAAGATGCTAAGTTTAAGACTTATGGTTGTGGCAGTGCCATCGCATCTAGCTCTCTGATCACCGAGTGGGTCAAAGGCAAGTCTATCGAAGAAGCTGCAGCCATTAAAAATACCGACATTGCTGAAGAGCTTGCATTACCTCCTGTAAAGATTCATTGCTCTATCTTGGCTGAAGATGCCATTAAAGCTGCAATCGATGATTATAAGTCAAAGCAAGCTAAGTAA
- a CDS encoding IscS subfamily cysteine desulfurase, with protein MKLPIYLDYAATTPVDPRVAEKMMQCMTMDGNFGNPASRSHRYGWQAEEAVDIARNQVADLINADPREIVFTSGATESDNLAIKGVAHFYHKKGKHIITSKTEHKAVLDTCRQLEREGFEVTYLEPDANGIIPIERIEAAMRDDTILLSIMQINNEIGVIHDIDAIGELCRSKKIVFHVDAAQSAGKLPIDVQKTKVDLLSISAHKMYGPKGIGALYVSRKPRIRLEATMHGGGHERGMRSGTLATHQIVGMGEAAAIAKADMTSDNARIRTLRDRLWDGVKHIEETYINGDKEQRYCGSLNVSFNFVEGESLMMALKDLAVSSGSACTSASLEPSYVLRALGLNDEMAHSSIRFSIGRFTTEEEIDHAIETINKSIDDLREMSPLWEMFKDGIDLDTVEWAHH; from the coding sequence ATGAAGCTTCCTATCTATCTAGATTATGCCGCGACAACGCCGGTTGATCCACGTGTTGCAGAGAAAATGATGCAGTGCATGACTATGGACGGCAATTTTGGTAACCCTGCGTCTCGCTCCCATCGTTATGGGTGGCAGGCTGAAGAAGCAGTTGATATTGCTCGAAATCAAGTCGCTGACCTGATCAATGCCGATCCTCGTGAAATTGTATTTACCTCAGGCGCTACCGAGTCAGATAATCTGGCTATTAAAGGTGTCGCTCATTTCTATCATAAGAAAGGTAAGCACATCATCACCAGTAAAACTGAACATAAAGCGGTACTAGATACTTGCCGTCAGTTAGAGCGTGAAGGTTTCGAAGTTACTTATCTTGAACCTGATGCAAATGGAATTATTCCCATAGAACGCATCGAAGCGGCTATGCGTGACGATACCATCCTTCTCAGCATTATGCAGATTAACAATGAAATTGGTGTCATTCATGATATCGATGCAATAGGTGAACTTTGTCGAAGCAAGAAGATCGTATTTCATGTGGACGCAGCCCAGAGTGCTGGCAAGTTACCTATTGATGTGCAGAAGACTAAAGTTGATTTGCTGTCAATTTCTGCCCACAAGATGTACGGACCTAAAGGTATCGGTGCTCTATACGTGAGCCGTAAGCCACGTATTCGCCTCGAAGCGACAATGCACGGTGGCGGACATGAACGTGGAATGCGCAGTGGTACATTAGCTACCCATCAAATTGTGGGTATGGGTGAGGCTGCAGCCATCGCTAAAGCCGATATGACATCTGACAATGCGCGTATTAGAACTCTACGCGATAGATTGTGGGATGGTGTTAAGCATATCGAAGAAACGTATATCAATGGCGATAAAGAACAGCGTTATTGCGGTAGCCTCAACGTAAGCTTTAACTTCGTTGAAGGTGAGTCCTTGATGATGGCATTGAAAGATCTTGCTGTGTCATCTGGCTCAGCGTGTACTTCAGCCAGTCTGGAGCCAAGTTATGTTTTACGTGCGCTTGGTTTGAATGATGAGATGGCTCATAGCTCGATTCGTTTCTCTATCGGTCGTTTTACCACCGAAGAAGAGATAGATCACGCTATCGAAACAATTAATAAGTCCATCGATGACTTGAGAGAGATGTCTCCACTTTGGGAGATGTTTAAAGATGGTATTGATTTGGACACGGTTGAGTGGGCACACCACTAA
- the iscR gene encoding Fe-S cluster assembly transcriptional regulator IscR — translation MKLTSKGRYAVTAMLDVAMHSTSGPVPLADISERQGISLSYLEQLFAKLRKHGLVSSVRGPGGGYRLGADAVDISVGMVVRAVDESVDATRCQGQGNCQNGTRCLTHSLWGDLSKQISDFLNGISLAGLMNKRDVQFISVKQDAMQQEQRVTL, via the coding sequence ATGAAACTTACCTCGAAAGGCAGGTATGCAGTCACTGCTATGTTAGATGTTGCTATGCACTCTACATCAGGACCTGTACCTTTAGCCGATATTTCTGAGCGTCAAGGGATATCTCTTTCTTACCTCGAACAACTTTTCGCAAAACTAAGAAAACATGGACTCGTTTCTAGTGTCAGAGGACCTGGCGGAGGTTACCGTTTAGGTGCTGATGCTGTGGATATCTCTGTCGGTATGGTCGTTCGCGCCGTCGACGAATCGGTGGATGCGACAAGGTGCCAAGGCCAGGGAAATTGCCAGAATGGCACCCGTTGTCTCACGCATTCTTTATGGGGTGACTTGAGCAAACAAATTTCAGATTTCTTAAATGGGATCAGTCTTGCTGGATTAATGAATAAACGTGATGTTCAATTCATTTCAGTGAAGCAAGACGCAATGCAACAGGAACAAAGAGTAACGTTATAA
- the cysE gene encoding serine O-acetyltransferase: protein MGVIARLKDDINSIYHRDPAAHGTLEILLNYPGMQAIWIHRVSNKLWRRNWRLFPRCLSTFSRWLTGVEIHPGATIGDRFFIDHGMGVVIGETAEIGDDCTLYHGVTLGGTTWQAGKRHPTLGNNVVIGAGAQVLGPITMNDGARVGSNSVVVKDVPKDTTVVGIPGRIVSTANAGNKEQSKRRSEMAKKYGFDAYAVSPDNPDPVANAIGQMLDHMHLMDSKVQEVCQAVQSMGGSVCTDKLPELDVEDFSDVELAAAKQREKAINEFDPII, encoded by the coding sequence ATGGGAGTTATTGCTCGATTAAAAGATGATATTAACTCTATCTATCATCGTGATCCTGCTGCTCACGGAACCTTGGAGATATTATTGAATTATCCTGGGATGCAGGCTATCTGGATCCATAGGGTAAGTAATAAGCTTTGGAGGCGAAATTGGCGTCTGTTTCCGCGTTGTTTATCTACTTTTTCTCGATGGTTAACGGGGGTAGAGATACACCCTGGTGCCACCATAGGCGATCGTTTCTTTATCGATCATGGTATGGGTGTAGTGATTGGAGAAACCGCTGAAATCGGTGATGATTGCACGTTATATCATGGGGTAACGCTAGGTGGTACAACTTGGCAAGCAGGTAAGCGTCATCCTACGCTGGGTAATAATGTGGTGATCGGTGCCGGTGCTCAGGTGTTAGGCCCGATCACCATGAACGATGGTGCGCGTGTGGGCTCTAATTCTGTTGTGGTAAAAGATGTTCCTAAAGATACCACTGTCGTTGGCATACCTGGTCGCATCGTTTCAACGGCTAATGCTGGCAATAAAGAACAGAGTAAAAGACGTAGCGAAATGGCCAAGAAATATGGTTTCGATGCTTACGCCGTTTCTCCCGATAACCCAGATCCGGTAGCGAATGCCATTGGCCAGATGCTAGACCACATGCATCTGATGGACTCAAAAGTTCAAGAAGTCTGTCAAGCGGTTCAAAGCATGGGGGGAAGTGTGTGTACCGATAAACTCCCTGAACTTGACGTAGAAGATTTTAGCGACGTGGAATTGGCCGCGGCAAAGCAACGTGAGAAGGCAATTAATGAGTTTGATCCCATTATCTGA
- the trmJ gene encoding tRNA (cytosine(32)/uridine(32)-2'-O)-methyltransferase TrmJ, giving the protein MLSNIRVVLVGTSHPGNIGSTARAMKTMGLSTLYLAEPRVEPDGHSVALAAGASDILKHAVTVDSVAEAIADCSLVIATSARSRTLDWPMLEPREAGEKLVASALDGPVAIVFGRENNGLSNEELQKCNYHVAIPANPEYTSLNLAQAVQIICYEARVAHLEHEKREFQKGRPADYVEEKLEYPFAKERENFFEHLESTLLGTGFIVKQHPGQVMTKLRRLFSRAKLERQEMNILRGMLTSIDKKMVSEDDKQA; this is encoded by the coding sequence ATGCTCAGCAACATTCGCGTAGTACTCGTCGGCACCTCTCACCCTGGTAATATTGGCTCTACCGCCCGTGCAATGAAAACCATGGGGCTCTCAACTTTATATTTAGCAGAACCTAGGGTCGAACCAGATGGCCACTCGGTAGCGCTGGCAGCTGGCGCATCTGATATATTAAAACATGCGGTGACAGTGGATAGCGTTGCCGAAGCCATTGCCGATTGTAGCCTGGTTATCGCTACCAGTGCGCGTAGCCGTACTTTAGACTGGCCTATGCTTGAACCGAGAGAAGCTGGGGAAAAGTTAGTCGCCTCGGCACTCGATGGTCCAGTTGCAATCGTATTTGGTCGTGAAAATAACGGTTTGAGCAATGAAGAACTGCAGAAGTGCAATTATCATGTGGCTATTCCGGCTAACCCTGAATATACCTCATTGAATCTCGCTCAAGCTGTGCAGATTATCTGCTACGAGGCGCGTGTTGCGCATTTAGAGCATGAGAAGCGCGAGTTTCAGAAAGGCCGTCCAGCAGATTATGTTGAGGAAAAGCTAGAGTATCCTTTTGCTAAGGAACGTGAAAACTTCTTTGAGCACTTGGAATCAACCTTGTTAGGCACTGGATTTATCGTTAAGCAGCACCCTGGTCAGGTGATGACAAAATTGCGTCGTTTGTTTAGTCGTGCCAAGTTAGAGAGACAAGAGATGAATATCTTACGGGGCATGTTGACTTCGATAGATAAGAAGATGGTATCGGAAGACGACAAACAAGCATAA
- the suhB gene encoding inositol-1-monophosphatase, with the protein MHPMQTIAVRAARAAGQTIIRAFAELDKVEVTAKGMNDYVTNVDIEAEAAITYQIRKSYPDHTIICEEGGENKGENKDYIWIIDPLDGTNNFVRGIPHFAVSIALQYKGKTEVAVVYDPIRDELFSAVRGKGAKFNDFRMRVSKHNDLKDTILATGFPFKAKQHTETYMKIFSSLFTQCADMRRAGSAALDLAYVAAGRVDGFFEIGLKPWDIAAGDLIVREAGGTVTDLAGNHGYMTSGNIIAGAPKTTSAIVKTARPLLSEALKR; encoded by the coding sequence ATGCATCCGATGCAGACTATTGCCGTGCGCGCCGCTCGCGCCGCCGGCCAAACGATTATACGTGCTTTTGCTGAACTCGATAAAGTCGAAGTAACAGCGAAAGGAATGAATGACTACGTGACTAACGTAGACATAGAAGCTGAAGCCGCCATTACATATCAGATCCGTAAGTCTTACCCAGATCACACCATTATTTGTGAGGAAGGTGGCGAGAACAAAGGCGAGAACAAAGATTACATTTGGATCATTGACCCTCTGGATGGCACTAACAACTTTGTTAGAGGCATCCCTCACTTCGCAGTATCTATTGCCCTTCAATATAAAGGCAAGACTGAAGTCGCTGTCGTTTATGACCCAATCCGTGATGAGCTCTTTAGTGCCGTTCGTGGTAAAGGTGCTAAATTCAATGATTTCCGTATGCGCGTATCTAAGCATAATGACCTTAAGGACACTATCTTAGCGACTGGCTTCCCATTCAAAGCCAAGCAGCATACTGAAACTTACATGAAGATTTTCAGCTCATTGTTCACTCAATGTGCCGATATGCGCCGTGCAGGTTCTGCAGCTTTAGATCTTGCTTATGTCGCTGCAGGTCGAGTGGATGGTTTCTTCGAAATCGGCCTCAAGCCTTGGGACATCGCTGCAGGCGATCTCATCGTACGTGAAGCTGGCGGTACAGTTACAGACTTAGCAGGTAATCACGGCTATATGACTTCGGGTAACATCATAGCTGGTGCTCCGAAAACAACATCTGCCATAGTGAAAACTGCTCGCCCCTTACTGAGTGAAGCACTAAAACGCTAA
- a CDS encoding phosphate-starvation-inducible protein PsiE: MGKLYSQYGSKSLKAVEHFVLIIIAIATIVAIGQEIVHIISNARVDLADLLLLFIYLEVLAMVANYAESGKLPIRMPIYIAIVALARYLILDMKAMDDWRIMTIALSTLVLALTVIIIRWGQLKLPYPRLEDK, encoded by the coding sequence ATGGGAAAGCTATACAGTCAATATGGATCAAAAAGCCTTAAAGCTGTCGAACATTTCGTACTCATTATCATTGCTATCGCGACCATTGTCGCCATAGGCCAAGAAATAGTCCATATCATCTCAAACGCCAGAGTAGACTTAGCCGATCTATTATTGTTATTTATCTATTTAGAAGTCCTGGCTATGGTAGCTAATTATGCTGAGTCAGGAAAACTACCGATACGCATGCCAATTTATATCGCAATTGTGGCCTTGGCTCGGTATCTAATATTAGACATGAAAGCCATGGATGATTGGCGAATTATGACCATAGCGCTATCCACTCTCGTCCTTGCATTAACCGTTATTATTATTCGCTGGGGTCAGCTCAAGCTTCCTTATCCACGTTTAGAAGATAAATAA
- a CDS encoding PilZ domain-containing protein, with protein MQDNTEDLDERRTSFRVDLEAERILLAWQDENGQEQTDDGICIDLARHGVLIEYKMNFKVGELLAITFNPDNDKRHMVKGQVCRTITCNPKSFHIAIQLI; from the coding sequence ATGCAAGATAATACTGAAGACTTAGATGAACGACGTACCTCCTTCAGAGTCGACTTGGAAGCCGAACGTATTCTTTTGGCTTGGCAAGATGAAAACGGCCAAGAACAAACTGATGATGGGATCTGCATCGACCTAGCAAGACACGGTGTACTAATTGAATATAAAATGAATTTTAAAGTGGGTGAGCTTCTCGCCATCACCTTTAATCCAGATAATGATAAAAGGCATATGGTAAAAGGACAGGTCTGTCGAACCATCACCTGTAACCCTAAAAGCTTCCATATCGCAATTCAACTCATCTAA
- a CDS encoding AAA family ATPase, whose protein sequence is MILLVGGEKGGAGKSCMAQNLAVHITQKYQANVLMIDCDPQRTTSDWIQARNEDPDLPTINCIQLYGKIRNDLLSQDKHFDYVIVDCGGQDNLAMRAAMSVATYVVLPLRPKRRDLKTLPHMEDMLSTCKMVNPKMVATIVMTQCPSLPSQFKRILEAKEVVESFGLRVLNSVTFNRNIYDDSEELGSSVIEIEPDGKAAAEIRAIADELFAIEPENCYELN, encoded by the coding sequence ATGATCTTGCTTGTGGGCGGAGAAAAAGGTGGAGCAGGGAAAAGCTGTATGGCCCAAAACCTAGCTGTTCATATCACACAGAAATACCAAGCAAATGTATTGATGATAGATTGTGACCCACAGCGTACCACGTCAGATTGGATACAGGCTCGTAATGAAGATCCAGACCTTCCAACCATCAATTGCATTCAACTTTACGGAAAAATCCGTAACGATCTCTTGAGTCAAGATAAACACTTCGATTATGTCATCGTCGATTGTGGCGGCCAAGATAATTTAGCTATGCGCGCAGCCATGTCTGTAGCAACTTATGTGGTACTTCCACTACGACCCAAACGTAGAGATTTAAAAACCTTACCCCATATGGAAGATATGCTAAGTACCTGTAAGATGGTCAACCCAAAAATGGTGGCAACCATAGTCATGACTCAATGCCCCTCTCTACCCAGCCAATTTAAAAGAATCCTCGAAGCAAAAGAAGTCGTGGAATCATTTGGCTTACGTGTATTAAATTCAGTGACCTTCAACAGAAATATTTACGATGATAGTGAAGAACTTGGATCCTCTGTCATTGAAATTGAACCCGATGGCAAAGCCGCTGCAGAGATTCGAGCAATTGCAGATGAACTTTTTGCTATAGAACCAGAAAATTGCTATGAGCTTAACTGA
- a CDS encoding replication protein RepA, translating into MSLTDLKRRKKKTPQAQVSIEDFIEDANNYAFGQPSVVSKSRKKLSKIKHKGLDKHSTKIYKHATFSLTEDAIGILDRISADKKIAKSRLIRILIHEFSVKSENEQSAIIEFSDD; encoded by the coding sequence ATGAGCTTAACTGATCTTAAAAGACGAAAGAAGAAAACACCTCAAGCCCAAGTTTCAATTGAGGACTTTATCGAAGATGCTAATAACTACGCCTTCGGTCAACCTAGCGTCGTCAGTAAAAGTAGAAAAAAACTAAGCAAAATTAAACATAAAGGCTTAGATAAACATTCAACCAAAATTTATAAACATGCGACTTTCTCCCTCACCGAAGATGCAATAGGGATATTGGACAGAATATCTGCCGATAAGAAAATAGCTAAATCAAGGCTTATCCGAATTTTGATTCATGAGTTTTCAGTAAAAAGTGAAAATGAGCAAAGTGCGATTATCGAGTTTAGTGATGACTAG